The Dioscorea cayenensis subsp. rotundata cultivar TDr96_F1 chromosome 21, TDr96_F1_v2_PseudoChromosome.rev07_lg8_w22 25.fasta, whole genome shotgun sequence genome includes a region encoding these proteins:
- the LOC120252481 gene encoding syntaxin-123-like, with translation MTTMKDLRVRIESDAQQVRCQAKTVKMKLEELDKANMAHRRLLWCGPGTLAERTRTSIVGGLGSKLKKLIYEFHELRTEMVDEEVIEREGSEKFMKEVVMEVKERNDAVKAMERSLKKLEQVFMDMAVLVGAQGGKIEDIESHVEHAN, from the exons ATGACCACCATGAAAGATCTCCGAGTTCGGATAGAATCAGATGCCCAGCAAGTTAGATGTCAAGCCAAGACGGTGAAGATGAAGCTTGAAGAGCTTGATAAGGCCAACATGGCTCACCGGAGACTTCTCTGGTGTGGGCCAGGGACACTTGCGGAGAGAACTAGGACTTCAATTGTTGGAGGGTTGGGATCAAAGCTTAAGAAGTTGATATATGAGTTCCATGAACTCAGGACAGAGATGGTTGATGAAGAAGTTATTGAAAG AGAAGGAAGTGAGAAGTTTATGAAGGAGGTGGTGATGGAGGTGAAGGAGAGGAATGATGCAGTGAAGGCGATGGAGAGGAGTTTGAAGAAGCTTGAACAGGTGTTCATGGACATGGCTGTTCTAGTGGGAGCTCAAGGAGGGAAGATTGAGGATATTGAAAGCCACGTGGAACATGCCAACTAA
- the LOC120252478 gene encoding disease resistance protein RFL1-like — protein sequence MGYWKNMAKECIQIERGDKSVERRQPEIKFTNIPPPKPVPESYKIVWEKIRSNVDIAFSYLADETVGIIGIWGMGGVGKTTLLKKINQQLLDNANMGFDHVLFIEASQNTLLEEVRKQIAERLNLHRAGKEDIFNVLKISNFVLLLDNIWDEVGLIDLGIPHPYSDDNSTKQYKHKVIFTTQSEDACAKMGAGENTIKVECLESDEAWDLFKDNVNLAVIESDEKFKEIAWQVMEKCGGFPLALKVIGKAMSNKKSVQDWKFILNSIKNSGTEVVRGVQESLLPILKFSYDNLTNDLKECFLSICMLRGQLKHYIVEFFMGLGLIGDFDNLQEVYGTVENILKTLEESCLLQYSDDDYGFVRLHDVIYEMAVWIASDCGMNMNKWIVKDFHYRGTFEIPLIDAENWRFTNRMIIIGLEKLLPILSHQCSDLLCLMIESNPYFKNIPEGFFRQMPNLTYLNLSGTNIEELPKDIKCLVNLQYLNISNTNISPLPKELVYLKKLQYLICSHLNGLGKVDLEDLLSRLQKLKVIDIYPSGWVDLEQLKKLKKHVKAIGMRVVSKEVLQQLSCFPMAWLCLYNLDIISLSFDTLSCKNHGFLQKLEIESCPQLEQIMMNGSGSHLKYLSISDVKKLANIIWKLRFSPSLSFPFFP from the exons ATGGGTTATTGGAAAAATATGGCAAAG GAATGCATTCAAATTGAAAGAGGAGATAAATCAGTTGAAAGAAGACAACCAGAAATCAAATTTACCAACATACCACCGCCAAAACCAGTCCCTGAATCATATAAAATAGTGTGGGAAAAAATCAGGTCCAATGTTGATATTGCTTTCAGTTATCTGGCAGATGAAACAGTTGGTATAATTGGCATATGGGGTATGGGGGGTGTAGGCAAGACCACACTcttgaaaaaaatcaaccaacaATTGTTAGATAATGCAAACATGGGATTTGATCATGTGCTATTTATTGAAGCTTCACAAAATACTCTGTTGGAAGAAGTTCGGAAACAGATTGCTGAAAGGTTGAATCTGCACCGTGCTGGTAAAGAAGAcatcttcaatgttttaaaaattagcaaCTTTGTATTGCTCTTGGATAATATATGGGATGAAGTGGGTCTTATTGATCTTGGAATTCCCCATCCATATAGCGACGATAATTCCACCAAGCAATATAAACACAAAGTGATTTTCACTACTCAATCTGAAGATGCGTGTGCCAAGATGGGTGCAGGAGAAAATACCATCAAAGTGGAATGCTTGGAATCAGATGAAGCATGGGATCTTTTCAAGGACAATGTAAATCTAGCTGTTATTGAGTCAGATGAAAAGTTTAAAGAAATAGCATGGCAGGTGATGGAGAAGTGTGGTGGTTTTCCACTTGCTCTGAAAGTGATTGGTAAGGCCATGTCAAACAAAAAATCTGTCCAAGATTGGAAATTTATTTTGAACTCAATAAAGAATTCAGGCACTGAAGTAGTTCGAGGTGTGCAAGAATCATTACTTCCGATTTTGAAATTCAGTTATGATAATCTAACTAATGATTTGAAGGAGTGTTTCTTATCTATTTGCATGTTGCGAGGAcaacttaaacattatattgtAGAGTTTTTTATGGGATTAGGTTTGATTGGTGATTTTGACAATTTGCAAGAAGTTTATGGCACAGTAGAAAATATCCTTAAGACTCTAGAGGAATCATGTTTATTGCAGTATTCTGAtgatgattatggttttgtgaGGTTACATGATGTAATTTATGAGATGGCAGTGTGGATAGCATCAGACTGTGGGATGAATATGAATAAATGGATAGTGAAAGACTTTCACTATCGAGGCACATTTGAAATACCATTAATCGATGCAGAGAATTGGAGATTCACGAACCGAATGATTATAATTGGGTTGGAGAAGCTTTTGCCAATTTTGTCTCATCAGTGTTCTGATTTGTTGTGTTTAATGATAGAATCTAAtccttatttcaaaaatattcctGAAGGATTTTTCAGACAAATGCCAAATTTGACATATTTGAATCTTTCAGGCACTAATATAGAAGAGCTTCCAAAGGACATCaaatgtttggttaatttgCAATACCTAAACATTTCAAACACAAATATCTCACCACTTCCAAAGGAGTTGGTATATTTGAAGAAATTACAATATTTGATATGCAGCCATTTGAATGGGCTTGGCAAGGTAGACCTGGAAGATCTCTTGTCAAGATTACAGAAGTTGAAGGTCATTGACATATATCCATCAGGGTGGGTTGATCTGGAACAgttaaagaaattgaagaaacatGTCAAAGCCATAGGAATGAGAGTAGTATCAAAAGAGGTTCTCCAACAACTCTCATGTTTCCCAATGGCTTGGCTTTGTCTATACAATTTGGATATCATCTCTCTTTCATTTGACACTTTAAGTTGCAAAAATCATGGATTCTTGCAGAAACTAGAAATTGAATCATGCCCACAGCTTGAGCAGATTATGATGAATGGAAGTGGGAGTCATCTCAAATACCTCTCTATCAGTGATGTCAAAAAACTAGCAAACATTATTTGGAAACTCCGCTTTTCACCTTCTCTCAGCTTTCCCTTTTTCCCTTGA
- the LOC120252480 gene encoding sister chromatid cohesion 1 protein 3-like, which produces MDGPDKNRSSYEEITLNDTIPAEGAQYGAFYLEEEFRFDPSPQPVPADNEAIPMDEDILPSGEVGVDATATPMEHVMAPADQDVGSIPSVSEAQQASQEFPEIDVMRDAMDNPDPVAFQESPIKNMDSGGTADTSILSPPVEHVLAPEAGLASSTAHVQASVTAGSLDDPKLTNTGISLEKAAPDFELKPAPAVKRRRVNARKKGQYFDEEVILSNEVMREQLDDTTRLVKKRAKLPGSSLDIWRFRKAQQKENIFNEPLLSGMSSDLQKAFNKAFPCVNVDDPFAFEALPRSPNAEAENAAPELEMQPEQAQSDHQVDMDVPDFTTPDVDRSSKRPQSIDVVGGNLYDLVPSPSKGGDFTQFDSNIGSTSHVGGTFATEETMPAFEAPPSAEPFGLEPETPLPHSEQWPVNDPVPEFATIQISAEKEELSFLESSNASSDSEQLNVENMSSRTRAVAQYLKSHSPTTQASKDLTGTLSLNKILEGKTRKICARMFFETTVMK; this is translated from the exons atgGATGGCCCAGATAAGAATCGATCTTCATATGAAGAGATTACTTTGAATG ACACTATTCCTGCTGAAGGAGCTCAATATGGGGCTTTCTACCTTGAAGAG GAGTTCAGGTTCGATCCTTCTCCCCAACCTGTGCCAGCGGACAATGAAGCTATACCAATGGATGAAGA TATTTTGCCTTCAGGAGAGGTTGGTGTTGATGCTACTGCCACTCCAATGGAGCACGTAATGGCTCCGGCTGATCAGGATGTAGGTTCCATCCCAAGTGTCAGCGAGGCACAACAAGCTTCTCAAGAGTTCCCGGAGATTGATGTTATGCGTGATGCTATGGACAATCCTGATCCAGTAGCATTTCAAGAATCACCCATCAAGAACATGGACTCTGGTGGTACGGCTGATACTTCTATTCTTTCTCCACCGGTTGAACATGTACTGGCTCCTGAAGCTGGACTGGCATCCTCTACCGCACATGTTCAAGCATCAGTTACTGCTGGATCTTTAGATGATCCTAAATTGACTAACACAGGAATTTCTTTAG AAAAAGCTGCGCCTGACTTTGAGCTAAAACCCGCTCCCGCTGTCAAGAGAAGGAGGGTAAATGCAAGAAAGAAAGGACAGTATTTCGATGAAGAGGTTATTTTGAGTAATGA GGTGATGAGAGAGCAGCTTGATGATACTACCAGGTTGGTAAAGAAGCGAGCCAAACTCCCCGGTTCGAGTCTGGATATATGGAGGTTTCGCAAGGCACAACAGAAGGAGAACATTTTCAATGAACCCTTGCTTTCCG GAATGAGTAGTGATCTCCAGAAAGCTTTTAATAAAGCCTTTCCCTGTGTGAATGTCGATGATCCCTTCGCCTTTGAGGCTCTGCCAAGATCACCAAATGCAGAGGCAGAAAATGCGGCACCTGAGCTAGAAATGCAACCTGAACAAGCTCAGTCTGATCATCAAGTTGATATGGACGTACCTGACTTCACCACTCCTGATGTCGATCGATCATCAAAGCGACCTCAATCCATAGATGTTGTTGGTGGAAATTTATATGATTTGGTTCCTTCTCCGAGCAAAGGAGGGGATTTTACTCAATTTGACAGTAATATAGGTTCAACTTCTCATGTTGGAGGCACTTTTGCCACTGAGGAGACAATGCCTGCATTTGAAGCTCCTCCATCGGCTGAGCCGTTTGGTTTGGAACCTGAAACACCTTTACCTCATTCTGAACAATGGCCTGTTAATGACCCTGTCCCAGAGTTCGCCACCATACAAATTTCTGcagaaaaagaa GAACTGAGTTTCTTGGAATCAAGTAATGCATCATCTG ATTCTGAACAACTGAATGTTGAGAACATGTCTTCAAGGACTag GGCTGTTGCGCAATATTTAAAAAGCCATTCTCCGACAACTCAAGCTTCGAAAGACCTTACTGGAACTCTGAGCTTAAACAAGATTCTGGAAGGCAAAACAAGAAAGATATGTGCAAGGATGTTCTTTGAAACCACGGTAATGAAATGA
- the LOC120252479 gene encoding uncharacterized protein LOC120252479, whose translation MGDFNAVVSQEEHRGGAHYYYRRKALAFSEFIAANNLLDINYVGSQYTWCNNQQGLARRWARLDRCLVNPSWSNSFDACLVKHLPRFLSDHSPMLLSITPRIGNKKKIFRFDNYWLDYVGCHEAVRKAWCFTPHSNPMHAVSHLFSRTRYLLLDWKAKGLCSIDSAIEKLENSILEVEEKEGLGDGIDYSPQSLSIMYNNLSALHRQNNTKWAQRARLMWVQNDLWTDSARRPVQEIISVLPDDLPMVSYSEGEALIKEVSKKEVFDALLSLPTGKSPGPDGFNVEFYRFYWTEIGDLIFAAIRYFFEHSVMPNSWGRTYVALIPKKSNPQSPADFRPISLCNVCYKLISKILANRLKYILPNLIGKEQCGFVHGRTPFDNIITLQEVAHSIDNDNNPPRMLIKLDIAKSYDTMSWSAILVTLTKMGFPGRWVSWIHTCISKVSYALLINKTPTSWFSTSRGIRQGDPISPYLFILVAQNLTTMLNYAMNSNLIPGFDSRLIHNFNHLMYADDLILITEASRKSARNIKKCLLFYGNVTGQRINNSKSELIFPSQFNKHLANRITMIMDYKVGSFPVKYLGILISPKKLALSCFTSMVDKIEKSVTFWKKSRISPAGKTILINSSIMTSPLYYLSVYPVPKGILDRINRAARTFFWAKDSNRKGINSVSWDEITLNRTEGGLSIRNLESSKISLMAKNVLSLLNKNTVWWVSLLEVKYGAFDIWKGNIPGKCSWFYRGLWLDHSLLGNDSFTQSVIVATVWLIWKARCNKIFKEEELDCKRVSINAIRHVREYQLALSPLLKSSFVLNNFTIAESPILLIASVYNADSSSAGLGFIVSDYTSTLICSGCCGCPVISAEDAAVKEFSFALQVMLNWRWNFKIKTILSSSADIVAAILNSSRLNDWRLDQQLFFIGDLLIELGNPATHLIPGRWSKVPSSLALYGLNHHEVSLFFSGRDLPKWLMKSLRSQVRQCLNLKKLPFKSGINNNSQRILIDCKREWWESLEWDDATIPSNLRPRFRTDGSLNEWMTSGSE comes from the exons ATGGGAGATTTTAATGCAGTTGTTTCTCAGGAGGAGCATCGTGGTGGTGCCCATTACTATTACAGAAGAAAAGCCTTGGCTTTCTCAGAATTTATTGCTGCTAATAATTTGTTGGATATTAATTATGTAGGTTCTCAGTATACCTGGTGCAATAATCAACAAGGATTAGCAAGAAGATGGGCCCGTTTGGATCGCTGCCTTGTTAATCCGAGTTGGTCTAACAGTTTCGATGCATGCTTAGTTAAGCACCTCCCAAGGTTTCTTTCGGATCACTCGCCTATGCTTCTTTCTATTACTCCTCGTATTggtaataagaagaaaatttttcgTTTTGATAACTACTGGTTAGATTATGTGGGTTGCCATGAAGCTGTAAGGAAAGCATGGTGTTTTACCCCGCATTCTAATCCTATGCATGCagtttcccatcttttctctcgAACTAGGTACTTGCTACTAGATTGGAAGGCTAAAGGTTTATGCTCTATAGACTCAGCCATAGAGAAATTGGAGAATTCCATTCTAgaagttgaagaaaaagaagggttAGGTGATGGTATTGACTATTCTCCTCAGTCTCTTTCAATTATGTACAACAATTTATCTGCTTTGCATAgacaaaataatactaaatgGGCCCAACGAGCTAGGCTCATGTGGGTGCAAAATG ATCTCTGGACTGATTCGGCTAGGCGGCCGGTTCAAGAGATCATTAGTGTGCTTCCTGATGATCTCCCTATGGTGTCTTATAGTGAAGGTGAAGCTCTAATAAAAGAAGTTTCAAAGAAAGAAGTCTTTGATGCACTTTTGTCACTTCCAACTGGTAAGAGCCCGGGCCCTGATGGATTCAATGTTGAATTCTATCGTTTTTACTGGACTGAAATTGGGGACTTAATCTTTGCAGCGATCAGGTATTTTTTTGAACACTCTGTTATGCCGAACTCTTGGGGTAGAACTTATGTTGCATTGATTCCTAAGAAATCTAATCCTCAATCTCCTGCTGATTTTCGGCCCATTTCTTTATGCAATGTGTGTTATAAGCTGATCTCAAAAATCCTTGCCAATCGTTTGAAATACATTCTTCCTAATTTGATTGGGAAAGAACAATGTGGGTTTGTGCATGGTCGTACCCCTTTCGATAATATAATTACCCTTCAAGAAGTGGCCCATTCGATTGATAATGATAACAACCCCCCGAGGATGTTGATTAAGTTAGACATTGCTAAATCATATGACACTATGAGTTGGTCTGCAATTCTTGTTACCTTGACTAAAATGGGTTTCCCTGGTAGATGGGTTAGCTGGATTCATACTTGTATCAGTAAAGTTTCTTATGCTTTGTTGATCAATAAAACTCCTACTTCTTGGTTTTCTACTAGTAGAGGTATTAGACAAGGTGATCCGATCTCTCCTTACTTGTTTATTCTTGTAGCTCAAAATCTTACCACTATGCTTAATTATGCTATGAACTCTAATTTGATTCCGGGTTTTGATTCTAGACTGATTCATAATTTCAATCATTTGATGTATGCGGATGATCTTATCCTTATTACCGAGGCTTCCCGAAAATCTGCCAGGAATATTAAGAAGTGTTTACTCTTTTATGGGAATGTTACTGGTCAAAGAATCAATAACTCTAAATCTGAGCTCATTTTTCCTAGTCAGTTTAACAAGCATCTTGCCAACAGAATTACTATGATTATGGATTATAAGGTGGGTTCCTTCCCTGTTAAATATCTGGGCATTCTTATCTCTCCAAAAAAATTGGCACTCTCTTGTTTCACCTCCATGGTAGACAAGATTGAGAAGTCAGTCACTTTTTGGAAGAAGTCCAGAATTTCCCCAGCAGGGAAAACAATCCTTATTAATTCTTCTATTATGACATCTCCTTTATATTACCTCTCTGTTTATCCAGTCCCCAAAGGAATTCTTGATAGGATAAATAGAGCTGCCAGGACCTTTTTTTGGGCTAAGGATAGCAATCGAAAGGGCATCAACTCAGTCAGTTGGGATGAAATAACTCTTAATCGGACTGAGGGGGGTTTGTCAATCAGAAATTTGGAGTCCTCTAAAATCTCTCTTATGGCAAAGAATGTTCTTAGTTTGCTTAACAAAAACACTGTTTGGTGGGTTTCTTTATTGGAAGTTAAGTATGGTGCATTTGATATTTGGAAAGGCAATATCCCTGGGAAATGCTCTTGGTTTTATAGAG GTTTGTGGCTAGATCATAGTTTATTAGGTAATGATAGCTTCACTCAATCAGTGATTGTAGCCACTGTGTGGCTTATATGGAAAGCTAGGTGTAACAAAATCTTCAAAGAGGAAGAGCTGGATTGCAAGAGGGTATCGATCAATGCCATTAGACATGTCAGGGAGTATCAGTTGGCCTTGTCTCCTCTCTTGAAGAGTAGCTTTGTGTTGAATAACTTCACTATAGCTGAGAGTCCTATTTTACTTATTGCCTCTGTTTATAATGCTGACAGTTCCTCTGCAGGTCTTGGATTCATAGTGTCAGACTATACGTCCACTCTGATTTGCTCTGGATGTTGTGGTTGTCCAGTGATCTCTGCTGAGGATGCAGCAGTCAAAGAATTTTCCTTTGCCTTGCAGGTCATGCTCAATTGGAGGTGGAATTTCAAGATCAAGACCATACTGTCTTCTAGTGCAGATATTGTTGCAGCTATCCTGAATAGCTCTCGGTTGAATGATTGGCGTCTTGACCAGCAGCTTTTTTTCATTGGAGACCTACTGATTGAGTTGGGCAATCCTGCTACTCATTTGATTCCAGGAAGATGGAGTAAAGTGCCCTCGTCTCTTGCGCTTTATGGTCTCAACCATCATGAAGTGTCCCTGTTTTTTAGTGGTAGAGATCTCCCCAAGTGGCTGATGAAGTCCCTTAGATCTCAAG TGCGTCAATGTCTTAATCTAAAGAAGTTACCATTCAAGAGTGGCATTAACAACAACAGTCAAAGAATACTCATTGATTGTAAGAGAGAATGGTGGGAAAGCTTAGAGTGGGATGATGCCACCATCCCATCTAACCTTCGGCCACGTTTCAGAACG GATGGAAGCCTTAATGAATGGATGACTAGTGGTAGTGAATGA